From the genome of Glycine soja cultivar W05 chromosome 14, ASM419377v2, whole genome shotgun sequence:
ACGATAACACGTCCTATCACTTTCCACGTAAGTCTCCAAAAACAGAACCACTCATTCCAATGGAAATTGACGGCAACGTTCTCGCGGCGAAGTCGCTGGTTCACTTCGGCGTGCAGCACATGTTCGGCGTCGTGGGGATTCCGGTGACCTCGCTGGCCAACCGCGCCGTCTCGCTCGGCGTGAGATTCATCGCCTTCCACAACGAGCAGTCCGCCGGCTACGCCGCCTCCGCCTACGGCTACCTCACGGGGCGCCCCGGCGTCTTCCTCACCGTCTCCGGCCCTGGCTGCGTCCACGGCCTCGCCGGCCTCTCCAACGCCTCCGTCAACACCTGGCCCACCGTCATGATCTCCGGCTCCTGCGACCAAAACGACGTCGGCCGCGGCGATTTTCAAGAACTCAACCAGATCGAAGCCACCAAACCTTTCACCAAACTCTCCGTCAAAGCGTCTCACATAACTGAAATCCCGGCCCGCGTGGCCCAGGTTCTCGATTGGGCCCAATCGGCCCGGCCCGGCGGCTGCTACTTAGATCTCCCCACCGACGTCTTACATCAAAAAATCTCCGAGTCCGAAGCAGAGAAACTCTTAACTGAAGCAGATAAAAACCGTTCCATATCCGAACCTAAAATCGAACGTCCTCTTTCCAATTCAAAGATTGAGGAAGCGGTTTCGCTTCTCAGACACGCGGAGAGGCCGTTGATCGTGTTCGGAAAAGGAGCTGCGTATGCACGTGCAGAGCACGTGCTCACAAAGCTGGTGAATTCCACTGGGATTCCTTTTCTCCCAACTCCGATGGGGAAAGGAATTTTACCTGACACCCACGCACTTGCGGCTACTGCAGCAAGGTTACCTgcgattttcttttatttttagtggtttagtttgttagtttttgttagcagTGAATCGAATctcctttacttctttcttaaCCACCAGAGCAATCTTATATCTCCAGGTCACTAGCGATTGGGAAGTGTGATGTGGCGCTTGTGGTGGGAGCGAGACTCAACTGGCTTCTACACTTCGGTGAACCACCGAAATGGTCTAAGGACGTGAAATTCATCTTGGTGGATGTGAGCGAAGAGGAGATTGAGCTGAGGAAGCCTCACTTAGGGTTAATTGGTGATGCCAAACACGTGATTGAGGTTTTGAACAAGGAGATTAAGGACGATCCGTTTTGCTTGGGGAGCACGCATCCTTGGGTGGAGGCGATTTCGAACAAGGCAAAGGAGAATGTGGCGAGGATGGAGGTTCAGCTGAAGAAGGACGTTGTGCCGTTTAATTTCTTGACGCCTATGAGGATTATAAGGGATGCCATTGCGGGTTTGGGGAGCCCTGCTCCTGTTGTGGTTTCGGAAGGGGCGAACACCATGGATGTGGGGAGGTCTGTGTTGGTTCAGACCGAGCCCCGAACGAGGTTGGATGCCGGCACCTGGGGGACCATGGGGGTTGGTCTTGGTTATTGTATTGCTGCCGCGGTTGCTTCGCCCGAGCGGCTTGTGGTTGCGGTTGAAGGGGATTCTGGATTTGGGTTTAGTGCTATGGAAGTTGAGGTACATTCTTGCTTGACTCGTGTCTTGTGCATTGTGCATAATAACTACTTAGCTGTTCTTGTgcaatgtgtgtgtgtgacattttttgtttatattcctGTTGCTGTCCTATGCAAACTGAATCTAGTgcaatgtgtgtgtgtgacatTTGCCTTCTGTAGGAATAGATTTTAGGATGATGTTCATGAAGGTGTAAATAGATTTGTTGATCGTGATGAATTTATTTGCCTTCCTGTCCTTGACATTTTAAAAAGTAGTTCAGACTGTCCTATGCAAACTGAATCTAGTCCTGGAATTGACATCACATGTTTGCCTTCTGTTGGAATAGATTTTAGGATGATGTTCATGAAGGTGTAAATAGATTTGTTAATTGTGATGAGTTTATTTGCCTTCCTGTCCTTGACATTTTAAAAAGTAGTTCAGCATGCATTAGACTAAACTATAGAATCCCAGTGCCCATTATCTATGTGGATGAGAGAGTATCTCAATTCTCATCATGCGTTGGGCTTGCTTGACAGTAGAATCTCAGTAGCATGAGATATGTTCATTTTTGGATTCTTATGAGAACTTCTAAACAAGTTTTTACTGTACTTGTCTGTTGTGATTCTGAAGTTTTGCTGTTTTCGGTCTTATCTTTTCCCAAagacttgaaatttttttatatct
Proteins encoded in this window:
- the LOC114384324 gene encoding 2-hydroxyacyl-CoA lyase-like; protein product: MEIDGNVLAAKSLVHFGVQHMFGVVGIPVTSLANRAVSLGVRFIAFHNEQSAGYAASAYGYLTGRPGVFLTVSGPGCVHGLAGLSNASVNTWPTVMISGSCDQNDVGRGDFQELNQIEATKPFTKLSVKASHITEIPARVAQVLDWAQSARPGGCYLDLPTDVLHQKISESEAEKLLTEADKNRSISEPKIERPLSNSKIEEAVSLLRHAERPLIVFGKGAAYARAEHVLTKLVNSTGIPFLPTPMGKGILPDTHALAATAARSLAIGKCDVALVVGARLNWLLHFGEPPKWSKDVKFILVDVSEEEIELRKPHLGLIGDAKHVIEVLNKEIKDDPFCLGSTHPWVEAISNKAKENVARMEVQLKKDVVPFNFLTPMRIIRDAIAGLGSPAPVVVSEGANTMDVGRSVLVQTEPRTRLDAGTWGTMGVGLGYCIAAAVASPERLVVAVEGDSGFGFSAMEVETLVRYQLPVVVIVFNNGGVYGGDRRRAEEIDGPHKDDPAPTDFVPDAGYHALIEAFGGKGYLVGTPDELKSALSESFSARKPAVVNVVIDPYAGSESGRMQHKN